One Rhinolophus sinicus isolate RSC01 linkage group LG06, ASM3656204v1, whole genome shotgun sequence DNA window includes the following coding sequences:
- the RELA gene encoding transcription factor p65: protein MDDLYPLIFPSEPAQASGPYVEIIEQPKQRGMRFRYKCEGRSAGSIPGERSTDTTKTHPTIKINGYTGPGTVRISLVTKDPPHRPHPHELVGKDCRDGFYEAELCPDRCIHSFQNLGIQCVKKRDLEQAISQRIQTNNNPFQVPIEEQRGDYDLNAVRLCFQVTVRDPSGRPLRLSPVLSHPIFDNRAPNTAELKICRVNRNSGSCLGGDEIFLLCDKVQKEDIEVYFTGPGWEARGSFSQADVHRQVAIVFRTPPYADPSLQAPVRVSMQLRRPSDRELSEPMEFQYLPDTDDRHRIEEKRKRTYETFKSIMKKSPFNGPTDPRPPPRRIAVPSRSSAAIPKPAPQPYPFTPSLSTINFEEFSPMVFSSGQIPSQNSALAPAPVLAQAPAPASAMASALVQAPTPVPVLAPGLTQAVAPPAPKPSHAGEGTLTEALLQLQFDADEDLGALLGNNTDPAVFTDLASVDNSEFQQMLNQGVSMTSHTAEPMLMEYPEAITRLVTGSQRPPDPAPAPLGASGLPNGLLSGDEDFSSIADMDFSALLSQISS, encoded by the exons ATGGACG ACCTGTACCCCCTCATCTTCCCCTCAG AGCCAGCCCAGGCCTCTGGCCCCTATGTGGAGATCATCGAGCAGCCCAAACAGCGGGGCATGCGCTTCCGTTACAAATGCGAGGGTCGCTCAGCAGGCAGTATTCCAGGCGAGAGGAGCACTGATACCACCAAGACCCACCCCACCATCAAG ATCAATGGCTACACGGGGCCAGGGACAGTTCGCATCTCACTGGTCACCAAGGACCCCCCTCACCGGCCTCACCCTCACGAGCTCGTGGGGAAAGACTGCCGGGATGGCTTCTATGAGGCTGAGCTCTGCCCGGACCGCTGCATCCACAG CTTCCAGAACCTGGGGATCCAGTGTGTAAAGAAGCGGGACCTGGAGCAGGCCATCAGTCAGCGCATCCAGACCAACAACAACCCCTTCCAAG TTCCCATAGAAGAGCAGCGCGGGGACTACGATTTGAATGCTGTTCGGCTCTGCTTCCAGGTGACAGTGCGGGACCCATCAGGCAGGCCCCTCCGCCTGTCACCTGTCCTCTCTCATCCCATCTTTGACAACC GCGCCCCCAACACAGCAGAGCTAAAGATCTGCCGAGTGAACCGAAATTCCGGGAGCTGCCTCGGCGGAGATGAGATCTTCCTGCTGTGTGACAAGGTGCAAAAAG AGGACATTGAGGTGTATTTCACGGGACCAGGCTGGGAGGCCCGAGGCTCCTTTTCGCAAGCCGATGTACACCGACAAGTGGCCATTGTGTTCCGGACACCTCCCTATGCGGACCCCAGCCTGCAGGCCCCTGTGCGCGTCTCAATGCAGCTGCGGAGGCCTTCGGATCGGGAGCTCAGTGAACCCATGGAATTCCAGTACTTGCCAGACACAG ATGATCGTCACCGGATTGAGGAGAAGCGTAAAAGAACATATGAGACCTTCAAGAGCATCATGAAAAAGAGTCCTTTCAATG GACCCACCGATCCCCGGCCTCCTCCCCGGCGCATTGCGGTGCCTTCCCGCAGCTCAGCTGCCATCCCCAAGCCAG CTCCCCAGCCCTATCCCTTTACGCCATCCCTCAGCACCATCAACTTTGAGGAGTTTTCCCCCATGGTCTTTTCTTCTGGGCAGATCCCAAGCCAGAACTCGGCCTTGGCGCCTGCCCCAGTCCTGGCACAGGCACCAGCCCCTGCCTCAGCCATGGCATCAGCTCTGGTTCAGGCCCCAACCCCTGTCCCAGTCCTAGCCCCCGGCCTGACTCAGGCTGTGGCTCCGCCTGCTCCCAAGCCCTCCCACGCTGGGGAAGGGACACTGACAGAGGCCCTGCTGCAGCTCCAGTTTGATGCCGATGAAGACCTAGGGGCCCTGCTTGGCAATAACACCGACCCAGCCGTGTTCACGGACCTGGCATCCGTCGACAACTCTGAGTTTCAGCAGATGCTGAACCAGGGAGTATCTATGACCTCCCACACAGCAGAGCCCATGCTGATGGAGTACCCTGAGGCCATAACACGCTTGGTGACAGGGTCCCAGAGGCCCCCTGACCCAGCTCCTGCTCCCCTTGGGGCCTCTGGGCTCCCCAACGGCCTCCTCTCAGGAGATGAAGACTTCTCCTCCATCGCAGACATGGACTTCTCAGCCCTTCTGAGTCAGATCAGCTCCTAA
- the KAT5 gene encoding histone acetyltransferase KAT5 isoform X2 produces the protein MAEVGEIIEGCRLPVLRRNQDNEDEWPLAEILSVKDISGRKLFYVHYIDFNKRLDEWVTHERLDLKKIQFPKKEAKTPTKNGLPGSRPGSPEREVRKTLDLSLQPASTQASGKTLPIPVQITLRFNLPKEREAIPGGEPDQPLSSSSCLQPNHRSTKRKVEVVSPATPVPSETAPASVFPQNGSARRAVAAQPGRKRKSNCLGTDEDSQDSSDGIPSAPRMTGSLVSDRSHDDIVTRMKNIECIELGRHRLKPWYFSPYPQELTTLPVLYLCEFCLKYGRSLKCLQRHLTKCDLRHPPGNEIYRKGTISFFEIDGRKNKSYSQNLCLLAKCFLDHKTLYYDTDPFLFYVMTEYDCKGFHIVGYFSKEKESTEDYNVACILTLPPYQRRGYGKLLIEFSYELSKVEGKTGTPEKPLSDLGLLSYRSYWSQTILEILMGLKSESGERPQITINEISEITSIKKEDVISTLQYLNLINYYKGQYILTLSEDIVDGHERAMLKRLLRIDSKCLHFTPKDWSKRGKW, from the exons atggcGGAGGTG GGGGAGATAATCGAAGGTTGCCGCCTGCCGGTGCTGCGGCGGAACCAGGACAACGAAGATGAGTGGC CCCTGGCCGAGATCCTGAGCGTGAAGGACATTAGTGGCCGGAAGCTTTTCTACGTCCATTACATTGACT TCAACAAACGCCTGGATGAATGGGTGACCCACGAAAGGCTGGACCTGAAGAAGATCCAATTCCCCAAGAAAGAGGCCAAGACCCCCACCAAGAACGGACTTCCTGGGTCCCGCCCCGGCTCTCCAGAGAGAGAGGTG aGGAAGACCCTGGACCTATCTCTACAGCCGGCCTCCACCCAGGCCAGCGGGAAGACCTTGCCAATCCCGGTCCAGATCACACTCCGCTTCAACCTGCCCAAGGAGCGGGAGGCCATTCCCGGTGGCGAGCCCGACCAGCCGctctcctccagctcctgcctgCAGCCCAACCACCGCTCAACG AAACGGAAGGTGGAGGTGGTTTCACCAGCAACTCCAGTGCCCAGCGAGACAGccccagcctcagtttttccCCAG AATGGATCAGCCCGTAGGGCAGTGGCAGCGCAGCCAGGACGGAAGCGAAAATCGAATTGCTTGGGCACTGATGAG GACTCCCAGGACAGCTCAGATGGAATTCCATCAGCTCCGCGCATGACTGGGAGCCTGGTGTCCGACCGGAGCCACGACGACATCGTCACCCGGATGAAGAACATTGAGTGCATCGAGCTGGGCCGGCACCGCCTCAAGCCGTGGTACTTCTCCCCGTACCCACAGGAGCTCACCACGTTGCCTGTCCTCTATCTCTGCGAGTTCTGTCTCAAGTATGGCCGTAGCCTCAAGTGTCTGCAGCGCCACTTG acCAAGTGTGACCTGCGACATCCTCCAGGCAATGAGATTTACCGCAAGGGCACCATCTCCTTTTTTGAGATCGATGGACGCAAGAACAAG AGTTACTCCCAGAACCTGTGTCTTCTGGCCAAGTGTTTCCTCGACCACAAGACACTATACTATGACACAGACCCCTTCCTCTTCTACGTCATGACGGAGTACGACTGCAAGGGCTTCCACATTGTGGGCTACTTCTCCAAG GAAAAGGAGTCGACAGAGGACTACAACGTGGCTTGCATCTTGACCCTGCCTCCCTACCAGCGCCGGGGCTACGGCAAGCTGCTGATTGAATTCA GCTACGAACTCTCCAAAGTGGAAGGGAAAACGGGGACTCCTGAGAAGCCCCTGTCGGATCTTGGCCTCTTATCCTACCGAAGCTACTGGTCCCAGACTATTCTGGAGATCCTGATGGGGCTGAAGTCAGAGAGCGGGGAGAGGCCGCAGATCACCATCAA CGAGATCAGCGAAATCACCAGCATCAAGAAGGAGGATGTCATCTCCACTCTGCAGTACCTCAACCTCATCAACTACTACAAG GGCCAGTATATCCTCACACTGTCGGAGGACATCGTGGATGGACACGAACGGGCTATGCTCAAGCGGCTACTCCGCATCGACTCCAAGTGTCTGCACTTCACTCCCAAGGACTGGAGCAAGAGGGGGAAGTGGTGA
- the KAT5 gene encoding histone acetyltransferase KAT5 isoform X5 codes for MAEVGEIIEGCRLPVLRRNQDNEDEWPLAEILSVKDISGRKLFYVHYIDFNKRLDEWVTHERLDLKKIQFPKKEAKTPTKNGLPGSRPGSPEREVKRKVEVVSPATPVPSETAPASVFPQNGSARRAVAAQPGRKRKSNCLGTDEDSQDSSDGIPSAPRMTGSLVSDRSHDDIVTRMKNIECIELGRHRLKPWYFSPYPQELTTLPVLYLCEFCLKYGRSLKCLQRHLTKCDLRHPPGNEIYRKGTISFFEIDGRKNKSYSQNLCLLAKCFLDHKTLYYDTDPFLFYVMTEYDCKGFHIVGYFSKEKESTEDYNVACILTLPPYQRRGYGKLLIEFSYELSKVEGKTGTPEKPLSDLGLLSYRSYWSQTILEILMGLKSESGERPQITINEISEITSIKKEDVISTLQYLNLINYYKGQYILTLSEDIVDGHERAMLKRLLRIDSKCLHFTPKDWSKRGKW; via the exons atggcGGAGGTG GGGGAGATAATCGAAGGTTGCCGCCTGCCGGTGCTGCGGCGGAACCAGGACAACGAAGATGAGTGGC CCCTGGCCGAGATCCTGAGCGTGAAGGACATTAGTGGCCGGAAGCTTTTCTACGTCCATTACATTGACT TCAACAAACGCCTGGATGAATGGGTGACCCACGAAAGGCTGGACCTGAAGAAGATCCAATTCCCCAAGAAAGAGGCCAAGACCCCCACCAAGAACGGACTTCCTGGGTCCCGCCCCGGCTCTCCAGAGAGAGAGGTG AAACGGAAGGTGGAGGTGGTTTCACCAGCAACTCCAGTGCCCAGCGAGACAGccccagcctcagtttttccCCAG AATGGATCAGCCCGTAGGGCAGTGGCAGCGCAGCCAGGACGGAAGCGAAAATCGAATTGCTTGGGCACTGATGAG GACTCCCAGGACAGCTCAGATGGAATTCCATCAGCTCCGCGCATGACTGGGAGCCTGGTGTCCGACCGGAGCCACGACGACATCGTCACCCGGATGAAGAACATTGAGTGCATCGAGCTGGGCCGGCACCGCCTCAAGCCGTGGTACTTCTCCCCGTACCCACAGGAGCTCACCACGTTGCCTGTCCTCTATCTCTGCGAGTTCTGTCTCAAGTATGGCCGTAGCCTCAAGTGTCTGCAGCGCCACTTG acCAAGTGTGACCTGCGACATCCTCCAGGCAATGAGATTTACCGCAAGGGCACCATCTCCTTTTTTGAGATCGATGGACGCAAGAACAAG AGTTACTCCCAGAACCTGTGTCTTCTGGCCAAGTGTTTCCTCGACCACAAGACACTATACTATGACACAGACCCCTTCCTCTTCTACGTCATGACGGAGTACGACTGCAAGGGCTTCCACATTGTGGGCTACTTCTCCAAG GAAAAGGAGTCGACAGAGGACTACAACGTGGCTTGCATCTTGACCCTGCCTCCCTACCAGCGCCGGGGCTACGGCAAGCTGCTGATTGAATTCA GCTACGAACTCTCCAAAGTGGAAGGGAAAACGGGGACTCCTGAGAAGCCCCTGTCGGATCTTGGCCTCTTATCCTACCGAAGCTACTGGTCCCAGACTATTCTGGAGATCCTGATGGGGCTGAAGTCAGAGAGCGGGGAGAGGCCGCAGATCACCATCAA CGAGATCAGCGAAATCACCAGCATCAAGAAGGAGGATGTCATCTCCACTCTGCAGTACCTCAACCTCATCAACTACTACAAG GGCCAGTATATCCTCACACTGTCGGAGGACATCGTGGATGGACACGAACGGGCTATGCTCAAGCGGCTACTCCGCATCGACTCCAAGTGTCTGCACTTCACTCCCAAGGACTGGAGCAAGAGGGGGAAGTGGTGA
- the KAT5 gene encoding histone acetyltransferase KAT5 isoform X3, whose product MAEVGEIIEGCRLPVLRRNQDNEDEWPLAEILSVKDISGRKLFYVHYIDFNKRLDEWVTHERLDLKKIQFPKKEAKTPTKNGLPGSRPGSPEREVPASTQASGKTLPIPVQITLRFNLPKEREAIPGGEPDQPLSSSSCLQPNHRSTKRKVEVVSPATPVPSETAPASVFPQNGSARRAVAAQPGRKRKSNCLGTDEDSQDSSDGIPSAPRMTGSLVSDRSHDDIVTRMKNIECIELGRHRLKPWYFSPYPQELTTLPVLYLCEFCLKYGRSLKCLQRHLTKCDLRHPPGNEIYRKGTISFFEIDGRKNKSYSQNLCLLAKCFLDHKTLYYDTDPFLFYVMTEYDCKGFHIVGYFSKEKESTEDYNVACILTLPPYQRRGYGKLLIEFSYELSKVEGKTGTPEKPLSDLGLLSYRSYWSQTILEILMGLKSESGERPQITINEISEITSIKKEDVISTLQYLNLINYYKGQYILTLSEDIVDGHERAMLKRLLRIDSKCLHFTPKDWSKRGKW is encoded by the exons atggcGGAGGTG GGGGAGATAATCGAAGGTTGCCGCCTGCCGGTGCTGCGGCGGAACCAGGACAACGAAGATGAGTGGC CCCTGGCCGAGATCCTGAGCGTGAAGGACATTAGTGGCCGGAAGCTTTTCTACGTCCATTACATTGACT TCAACAAACGCCTGGATGAATGGGTGACCCACGAAAGGCTGGACCTGAAGAAGATCCAATTCCCCAAGAAAGAGGCCAAGACCCCCACCAAGAACGGACTTCCTGGGTCCCGCCCCGGCTCTCCAGAGAGAGAGGTG CCGGCCTCCACCCAGGCCAGCGGGAAGACCTTGCCAATCCCGGTCCAGATCACACTCCGCTTCAACCTGCCCAAGGAGCGGGAGGCCATTCCCGGTGGCGAGCCCGACCAGCCGctctcctccagctcctgcctgCAGCCCAACCACCGCTCAACG AAACGGAAGGTGGAGGTGGTTTCACCAGCAACTCCAGTGCCCAGCGAGACAGccccagcctcagtttttccCCAG AATGGATCAGCCCGTAGGGCAGTGGCAGCGCAGCCAGGACGGAAGCGAAAATCGAATTGCTTGGGCACTGATGAG GACTCCCAGGACAGCTCAGATGGAATTCCATCAGCTCCGCGCATGACTGGGAGCCTGGTGTCCGACCGGAGCCACGACGACATCGTCACCCGGATGAAGAACATTGAGTGCATCGAGCTGGGCCGGCACCGCCTCAAGCCGTGGTACTTCTCCCCGTACCCACAGGAGCTCACCACGTTGCCTGTCCTCTATCTCTGCGAGTTCTGTCTCAAGTATGGCCGTAGCCTCAAGTGTCTGCAGCGCCACTTG acCAAGTGTGACCTGCGACATCCTCCAGGCAATGAGATTTACCGCAAGGGCACCATCTCCTTTTTTGAGATCGATGGACGCAAGAACAAG AGTTACTCCCAGAACCTGTGTCTTCTGGCCAAGTGTTTCCTCGACCACAAGACACTATACTATGACACAGACCCCTTCCTCTTCTACGTCATGACGGAGTACGACTGCAAGGGCTTCCACATTGTGGGCTACTTCTCCAAG GAAAAGGAGTCGACAGAGGACTACAACGTGGCTTGCATCTTGACCCTGCCTCCCTACCAGCGCCGGGGCTACGGCAAGCTGCTGATTGAATTCA GCTACGAACTCTCCAAAGTGGAAGGGAAAACGGGGACTCCTGAGAAGCCCCTGTCGGATCTTGGCCTCTTATCCTACCGAAGCTACTGGTCCCAGACTATTCTGGAGATCCTGATGGGGCTGAAGTCAGAGAGCGGGGAGAGGCCGCAGATCACCATCAA CGAGATCAGCGAAATCACCAGCATCAAGAAGGAGGATGTCATCTCCACTCTGCAGTACCTCAACCTCATCAACTACTACAAG GGCCAGTATATCCTCACACTGTCGGAGGACATCGTGGATGGACACGAACGGGCTATGCTCAAGCGGCTACTCCGCATCGACTCCAAGTGTCTGCACTTCACTCCCAAGGACTGGAGCAAGAGGGGGAAGTGGTGA
- the KAT5 gene encoding histone acetyltransferase KAT5 isoform X1, with the protein MAEVVSPVPGAGRREPGEVGRARGPPVADPGAALSPQGEIIEGCRLPVLRRNQDNEDEWPLAEILSVKDISGRKLFYVHYIDFNKRLDEWVTHERLDLKKIQFPKKEAKTPTKNGLPGSRPGSPEREVPASTQASGKTLPIPVQITLRFNLPKEREAIPGGEPDQPLSSSSCLQPNHRSTKRKVEVVSPATPVPSETAPASVFPQNGSARRAVAAQPGRKRKSNCLGTDEDSQDSSDGIPSAPRMTGSLVSDRSHDDIVTRMKNIECIELGRHRLKPWYFSPYPQELTTLPVLYLCEFCLKYGRSLKCLQRHLTKCDLRHPPGNEIYRKGTISFFEIDGRKNKSYSQNLCLLAKCFLDHKTLYYDTDPFLFYVMTEYDCKGFHIVGYFSKEKESTEDYNVACILTLPPYQRRGYGKLLIEFSYELSKVEGKTGTPEKPLSDLGLLSYRSYWSQTILEILMGLKSESGERPQITINEISEITSIKKEDVISTLQYLNLINYYKGQYILTLSEDIVDGHERAMLKRLLRIDSKCLHFTPKDWSKRGKW; encoded by the exons atggcGGAGGTGGTGAGTCCGGTGCCCGGGGCGGGGCGGAGGGAGCCAGGGGAGGTGGGTAGAGCCCGAGGCCCCCCAGTAGCCGACCCTGGCGCCGCGCTGTCTCCCCAGGGGGAGATAATCGAAGGTTGCCGCCTGCCGGTGCTGCGGCGGAACCAGGACAACGAAGATGAGTGGC CCCTGGCCGAGATCCTGAGCGTGAAGGACATTAGTGGCCGGAAGCTTTTCTACGTCCATTACATTGACT TCAACAAACGCCTGGATGAATGGGTGACCCACGAAAGGCTGGACCTGAAGAAGATCCAATTCCCCAAGAAAGAGGCCAAGACCCCCACCAAGAACGGACTTCCTGGGTCCCGCCCCGGCTCTCCAGAGAGAGAGGTG CCGGCCTCCACCCAGGCCAGCGGGAAGACCTTGCCAATCCCGGTCCAGATCACACTCCGCTTCAACCTGCCCAAGGAGCGGGAGGCCATTCCCGGTGGCGAGCCCGACCAGCCGctctcctccagctcctgcctgCAGCCCAACCACCGCTCAACG AAACGGAAGGTGGAGGTGGTTTCACCAGCAACTCCAGTGCCCAGCGAGACAGccccagcctcagtttttccCCAG AATGGATCAGCCCGTAGGGCAGTGGCAGCGCAGCCAGGACGGAAGCGAAAATCGAATTGCTTGGGCACTGATGAG GACTCCCAGGACAGCTCAGATGGAATTCCATCAGCTCCGCGCATGACTGGGAGCCTGGTGTCCGACCGGAGCCACGACGACATCGTCACCCGGATGAAGAACATTGAGTGCATCGAGCTGGGCCGGCACCGCCTCAAGCCGTGGTACTTCTCCCCGTACCCACAGGAGCTCACCACGTTGCCTGTCCTCTATCTCTGCGAGTTCTGTCTCAAGTATGGCCGTAGCCTCAAGTGTCTGCAGCGCCACTTG acCAAGTGTGACCTGCGACATCCTCCAGGCAATGAGATTTACCGCAAGGGCACCATCTCCTTTTTTGAGATCGATGGACGCAAGAACAAG AGTTACTCCCAGAACCTGTGTCTTCTGGCCAAGTGTTTCCTCGACCACAAGACACTATACTATGACACAGACCCCTTCCTCTTCTACGTCATGACGGAGTACGACTGCAAGGGCTTCCACATTGTGGGCTACTTCTCCAAG GAAAAGGAGTCGACAGAGGACTACAACGTGGCTTGCATCTTGACCCTGCCTCCCTACCAGCGCCGGGGCTACGGCAAGCTGCTGATTGAATTCA GCTACGAACTCTCCAAAGTGGAAGGGAAAACGGGGACTCCTGAGAAGCCCCTGTCGGATCTTGGCCTCTTATCCTACCGAAGCTACTGGTCCCAGACTATTCTGGAGATCCTGATGGGGCTGAAGTCAGAGAGCGGGGAGAGGCCGCAGATCACCATCAA CGAGATCAGCGAAATCACCAGCATCAAGAAGGAGGATGTCATCTCCACTCTGCAGTACCTCAACCTCATCAACTACTACAAG GGCCAGTATATCCTCACACTGTCGGAGGACATCGTGGATGGACACGAACGGGCTATGCTCAAGCGGCTACTCCGCATCGACTCCAAGTGTCTGCACTTCACTCCCAAGGACTGGAGCAAGAGGGGGAAGTGGTGA
- the KAT5 gene encoding histone acetyltransferase KAT5 isoform X4, giving the protein MAEVVSPVPGAGRREPGEVGRARGPPVADPGAALSPQGEIIEGCRLPVLRRNQDNEDEWPLAEILSVKDISGRKLFYVHYIDFNKRLDEWVTHERLDLKKIQFPKKEAKTPTKNGLPGSRPGSPEREVKRKVEVVSPATPVPSETAPASVFPQNGSARRAVAAQPGRKRKSNCLGTDEDSQDSSDGIPSAPRMTGSLVSDRSHDDIVTRMKNIECIELGRHRLKPWYFSPYPQELTTLPVLYLCEFCLKYGRSLKCLQRHLTKCDLRHPPGNEIYRKGTISFFEIDGRKNKSYSQNLCLLAKCFLDHKTLYYDTDPFLFYVMTEYDCKGFHIVGYFSKEKESTEDYNVACILTLPPYQRRGYGKLLIEFSYELSKVEGKTGTPEKPLSDLGLLSYRSYWSQTILEILMGLKSESGERPQITINEISEITSIKKEDVISTLQYLNLINYYKGQYILTLSEDIVDGHERAMLKRLLRIDSKCLHFTPKDWSKRGKW; this is encoded by the exons atggcGGAGGTGGTGAGTCCGGTGCCCGGGGCGGGGCGGAGGGAGCCAGGGGAGGTGGGTAGAGCCCGAGGCCCCCCAGTAGCCGACCCTGGCGCCGCGCTGTCTCCCCAGGGGGAGATAATCGAAGGTTGCCGCCTGCCGGTGCTGCGGCGGAACCAGGACAACGAAGATGAGTGGC CCCTGGCCGAGATCCTGAGCGTGAAGGACATTAGTGGCCGGAAGCTTTTCTACGTCCATTACATTGACT TCAACAAACGCCTGGATGAATGGGTGACCCACGAAAGGCTGGACCTGAAGAAGATCCAATTCCCCAAGAAAGAGGCCAAGACCCCCACCAAGAACGGACTTCCTGGGTCCCGCCCCGGCTCTCCAGAGAGAGAGGTG AAACGGAAGGTGGAGGTGGTTTCACCAGCAACTCCAGTGCCCAGCGAGACAGccccagcctcagtttttccCCAG AATGGATCAGCCCGTAGGGCAGTGGCAGCGCAGCCAGGACGGAAGCGAAAATCGAATTGCTTGGGCACTGATGAG GACTCCCAGGACAGCTCAGATGGAATTCCATCAGCTCCGCGCATGACTGGGAGCCTGGTGTCCGACCGGAGCCACGACGACATCGTCACCCGGATGAAGAACATTGAGTGCATCGAGCTGGGCCGGCACCGCCTCAAGCCGTGGTACTTCTCCCCGTACCCACAGGAGCTCACCACGTTGCCTGTCCTCTATCTCTGCGAGTTCTGTCTCAAGTATGGCCGTAGCCTCAAGTGTCTGCAGCGCCACTTG acCAAGTGTGACCTGCGACATCCTCCAGGCAATGAGATTTACCGCAAGGGCACCATCTCCTTTTTTGAGATCGATGGACGCAAGAACAAG AGTTACTCCCAGAACCTGTGTCTTCTGGCCAAGTGTTTCCTCGACCACAAGACACTATACTATGACACAGACCCCTTCCTCTTCTACGTCATGACGGAGTACGACTGCAAGGGCTTCCACATTGTGGGCTACTTCTCCAAG GAAAAGGAGTCGACAGAGGACTACAACGTGGCTTGCATCTTGACCCTGCCTCCCTACCAGCGCCGGGGCTACGGCAAGCTGCTGATTGAATTCA GCTACGAACTCTCCAAAGTGGAAGGGAAAACGGGGACTCCTGAGAAGCCCCTGTCGGATCTTGGCCTCTTATCCTACCGAAGCTACTGGTCCCAGACTATTCTGGAGATCCTGATGGGGCTGAAGTCAGAGAGCGGGGAGAGGCCGCAGATCACCATCAA CGAGATCAGCGAAATCACCAGCATCAAGAAGGAGGATGTCATCTCCACTCTGCAGTACCTCAACCTCATCAACTACTACAAG GGCCAGTATATCCTCACACTGTCGGAGGACATCGTGGATGGACACGAACGGGCTATGCTCAAGCGGCTACTCCGCATCGACTCCAAGTGTCTGCACTTCACTCCCAAGGACTGGAGCAAGAGGGGGAAGTGGTGA